The sequence TCTGGTGTGGGCTGCGCCTTCCTTTGCCCAGGACGGCGTCTGGAAAGACGACCTTATAGCGCCCACGGTGAGTTTCTATGTTCAAGCGTACGACGTGAACCCGAAGTCGGCGGTGGTGATCTATTCGCCTGAAGGGGTCAACTTCGCGGCATTCCTGACAGCCGACCTTGCCGCCGGAGTAGACGCCGATGACCTGGGAAACCAGGGACACCACCTTAAAATGACCTTCGTGGACAATGACAATGCCACGGCCACCCTGAAACTGGCGGGAGCGGCCGAAGAAGATTTTGTTCTGGTGCGGCAGTTTATAAGCAACCAGGGTCCTGCCGGACCCAAAGGCGATCCGGGCGATCCGGGCGATCCGGGGCCCCAGGGTCCGGCCGGGGAGAAAGGCGACAAGGGCGATAAAGGCGACACGGGCGCGCAAGGACCTGCCGGGCCCGCTGGACCCGCCGGACCTGCCGGCGCTGCAGGCGCCGCCGGCGCCAAAGGAGATAAAGGAGATCCGGGCCAGGGTCTGCTGGCCGGAGTCCTCGTAAAGTTGAGCGACGGCGTGGTCAGCATCCACCGGTGGTTCAACAACGTCAACGGAGTCGCTCCTATCCTGTCCGGCAGCAATGGGGATTACTCAGTCAACATGGGGTTCAATGTAGCGGATCGATACGTCTCGTGTACCGTGGAAACCAACACCGTAGTGACCCGCAATGCGAACTGCGTCGCCGGCGTGCCTTGGCATGTCCCCTCCTCCAACGTTGTATCCGTGTACATCTGGGATCCGGAAGACGGCTACACCAAAGGAGGTTTCTACCTGTTGGTGTACTGATGGAAAAGCGTTTCGGCATGACCGGATGGTGGCGGCCGGTTCCGTACCCCAGCTGAGCGGTGGGCTCGGAAGCACGCCGACCTGGGACCCTACATTGAGATGGATCCCGACGCCCCGCTCTACCCATGGAAAACAGCGACGAAGCTTTTTCCATGGGTATTTTTGTCAAATCATGCATCCACTCCAGGTAGACCGGTAACCCGCCCAGCGCTGTTATTCCCAGTCCTCTCTTCTCTTCTTCGTACTTGAATGGTAACACACCCTGTGTCATGCTACTTGCACCCCGTTGATGATAGGTTCTTTGTCCAAAACTACTCTATCTGCTTGTTATCACAAGCACAACGGGGTCTTTTCTTGACGGTTTATCTGGGCCACGTGCTAAAGTACGCGGCAAGCTTTCCACCTTCAAATGACTCCCTGTCGGCCGAAAGAGTGCGACTCATGCGGATCGATCCGAAAAACAAACGTAGCGGCTGGAAATGGAGGGTCGGGCAAGGCGTCCTCGTCGCCGTCGGATTGGTCGCGGTCTGCATCGCTGCTGTTCAGGCCTGCCGCACCCTACCCCATCGCGACGAGGCTCCCCCCCTCACCATTGCCGCCGTGGGAGATACGTACGCCCACGGCGAGTGGTTTAGCGGCCAAGATCCGCTCGAGGAAATCAGGAGCCTGCTGGACGAGGAGGATGTGTTCATCTTCAACATGGAAGGGGTGCTCCTGTCCAAAGATCCCCCGGCGGGAGCCTGCCGCACGTTTCCGAACCAATCCCGGTTATGGAGTCCATCGTCCGTCGCCGATTTCCTGCATCCCACGCGCAGGACCGTTGCCACCATGGGAAACAACCACATCCTGGATTGCGGGGCCCTCGGGATTCGGGAAACGCTCCATGAACTGGTCGGCAGAGGCATCCTGACCGTGGGAGCGGGCGAAAACGCCGACTCGGCCTGCCGGCCCCTCACCTTCCAAGCCAACGGAATCCGGCTGGCCATCCTATCCTACCTCTCCATGAATCCGGATCGATTCTCGGCCGGTTCCGATCGAGCCGGCGCGGCTTCCTGGGAGACCTGTCCGGCCGAAAGCGCCATAACCCGGATGGCGGCCGAAGCGGACCTGGTCATCGTGGCGTTGCATCTCCACATGGGGCAAGGCTGGACCGAACGGTCGCCATCCGAGCATATCGCTCTGGCGCAACGCGCCCTGGACGCCGGGGCCCATATCGTCATCGGCCACGGTCCTCACGTGCCCCAGGGAATCCTGGTCGGAAAAGGCGGTGTGGCTTTTCTCAGCCTGGGCAATTTCCTGTTTCGGCCGCCTCATACCATGCCCCCTCAGGCCCATGACGCTCTGATGGCGAAAGTCACGATCCTGCCGGATCGTCTCGAAGTCCGCCTGTTGCCCTTAATGCTCGATGTAAAGGGAAAACCGGCGATTCCAACGGAGCGGGAAGCCTCGTGGATGCTCGCGCGTCTCGCCGAGCTGTCGGCCCCGCTCGGTGCAAGGATCGAAATCGACGACGGGGTGGGCCATATTACGGTTCGTCGCTGAATACGACCCCCGGCCCCCATGCAGGAAACCGGGCCTCGGGAAGGATGGCGGAACCGCCCCAGCGAAACCGGAAGATACCGGATGATAACCTTTCTCCTTCAACCTGGATGCTTTCGTAAGAACCCCGGGTCGTCATGCCGGACTGGATCCGGCATCCAAAAGTATCTCACATGAATGGATTCAGGCTTTCGAGACTGTGCTATAATCTCAGAAGCGTCCTTTCGGACGAGCGCGGTGAGACCCGTCATCCGGAAAAACCCAATAAATCCAATCCATCCCGGATCCCGGCTCGCGCCCCGTTTCGCGGGGCTTGGCCGGGATGACGAATCGTGACCCAGCCTCTTTCGCCGGAATGACGGGGAACGGCCGCTTTCGACTTTTTACGGGTTTATCAACCCGGAGATACGAAACCGCGGTGTTCTCCCAAAAGTCAAGGTTATGCGGTTGATGCTCCATGGACCATACCGAACGAGTTCGCTTCGCACGTAACTGGGACCCCGACGGATTGAAACTACATGATTGTTGTATGTTTCTTTAGGATATCTCAGGCTTGCCGCCTAACACCATTGACCGAAATCGTAGGATGTTCGTTTTTTCTTCAAAGGACCGTTCAATGCTATTGCAATTTGGCCCCATATTTTCTATCACTCTAGCTATTGAAATTTAACAACGACGGTAGGAGGGGAAAAATGCTCAAAAGATGCAGAATCATCATCGGTCTTTTTGTCGCCGCAACGGTGCTTCTAACCGTTGCAGCCGTCCCGGCCTTGGCTCAAGCGCCCAAAGCCGAGATCGTCCGGGACGAGTACGGTGTGGCTCATGTCTACTCGGACAGTCTCGAAGGCCTTTTTTTCGGCTTCGGTTATGCCACCGCGCAAGACCGGCTTTTCCAGATCGAACTATTTCGCCGGACGTTCTGGGGTCGTCTGTCCGAGGTCCTAGGTGAGAACCTTCTCGCCTTTGACCAGGGCAATCGAAGGGACAATCTGACCCTGGCGCAGGTCAAGGGACAGGTCGAACAGCTTCGCCCGGAACTGCGGACGGTCCTGCGTTCCTACGCCGCGGGAATCAACGCCTTCATTGCCGAGACCGTTTCAGATCCGGCCAACAAACTCCCGAAGGAATTCAAAGAGCTCAATTTCACGCCCACTCCCTGGTCTTCGGAGGACGTGGCCGCCGACTTCCTGTCGGTCATGGGTTTCTTCATGGATGTGTCCGCCGAACTGGCAAACGCCTCCGTGCTCGAGTTTCTTGTTGGAAAGCATGGGCCCGAAAAGGGCCGGGCCATCTTTGACGATTGGTGCTGGGAATATGATCCCCAGAGCCCCACGACCATTGACCGAAGGTTCACCCTGCCCCGGGGAAGGATGTTGGCGGACCGTTCCGGATTGGAAAGTCCCATCATGACAGCCGCCCTCGAGGTCGCCTTTCAGGCCGAAAGCGGGCTGGCCCGGGAACGGGCCGAAGGCCGGTTTTTCGCTGAATGGACCGGATACGGGCATCCGGCCAGCTACGCCGTGGCGGTTGCTCCGTCGCGTTCGTCCACCGGACGCTCCCAACTCATGGGCGGCCCGCAGTTTGGTTTCCAACTCCCTTCCGCCCTGTACGAAGTGGGGCTTCACGGGGCCGGAATCGACGTTGTGGGCTCAACCCTGACGGGTTATCCTTTTATCATGTTCGGCCACAACCGCCGTGCGGCCTTCTCGTCCACCGCGGGAATCGATAACATCGAGGATATCTACGCCGAAAAGCTCAATCCGGACAACCCCGGGCAATATTGGTATCAGGGGGCATGGCGCGACATGGACGTGAGAACACATACCTTTTACGTAAAGGGAAAACCTCAGCCGGTCACGAAGGAGGAACTCTATACGGTCCACGGACCCGTGTTTTTTGTGGATGCCGCCCACCATGTCGCCTTCAGCAAACGTCTCAGCTGTAAGGAGACATTCCTGCAAGGGTTGGCTTCATTTTTCGACCTGATGAATGCAGAGACCGTTCAGGAGTTCAATAAAGCGGCCCAACAAAGCGACATGTCCATCAATTACTTCTTCGCTACCACGGATGGGGATATCGCCTATTACCACCTGGGTCTTCATCCGATCCGGCCCGAGGGCTACGATATTCGACTGCCCGCCCCCGGCACCGGGGAATACGAATGGCAGGGGTTCCTGCCCAAAACCGAAAACCCCCATGCCTCGAATCCAGCGAACGGCTTCGTGATCAATTGGAACAACCAACCCGCCCCCGGATGGAGCCATGGGGACCTGGCCACCTCGGATGTGTGGGGGGGGTGGGGCCGCGACGATCGCGTCACCACTCTTCAGCGCCTGGCCGAAGCCAAAAAGGAAGTCGGCCGCGAGGACCTGAAGGCCATGATCAAGACCATCGCCTTTTACGACAAGAAGGCTCTGAACATCAAAGACCGGATGGTCAAGATCTTGAGAGACGGCAACCCGACAAAGCCTGAAACGATCGAGGCCCTCGAACTCCTGTCCCAATGGAACAATCTCCTGACGGACGGGGACGGCGACGGGTTCTGCGACCACCCCGGGGCAGCCGTTTTCAACAGCTGGTGGACCAGGGTCATCCCCGCCGTCTTCGAGGATGAATTCGCAGGCTATAAGAACGTCTTCGGACAAAGCGCGGTTCAGATTCTCTCCGACCGCTACCACGGTTATACCCTCTTTCTCAAGGCGCTCGAGGGGAACACCAAGACCGATTTCTTTAACGGCAAGAAGACGGAGATCCTCGAGAACAGTCTGCTGGAAGCCCTTGCCGACCTGGCCTCGGAGCAAAAGGGGCGAAAGATGGACGGTTATCGCCTGAAAACGGCCATGGACGCGTTCCACCCGGTTACCGTGCTGGGATACTTCCTCCGTCAGCCCATTACCAGTTCGACCGGCGAGTTGCCGCCCTTTCCAAAAGTGGACCGGGGAACGGAGAACCATATCGTCCACCTGGAACCCGGATCCATCCAGGGAACAAACGTCACGGCCCCAGGAACCAGCGGATTCATCGGCGTCTCCGGCGAAAAGAGCAAGCATCTGGACGATCAGGTCAAGATGTTCGTCGAGTTCACCTACAAACCCATGCTTTTCTATCACAATGCGGTGAACAAAG comes from Deltaproteobacteria bacterium and encodes:
- a CDS encoding CapA family protein codes for the protein MRIDPKNKRSGWKWRVGQGVLVAVGLVAVCIAAVQACRTLPHRDEAPPLTIAAVGDTYAHGEWFSGQDPLEEIRSLLDEEDVFIFNMEGVLLSKDPPAGACRTFPNQSRLWSPSSVADFLHPTRRTVATMGNNHILDCGALGIRETLHELVGRGILTVGAGENADSACRPLTFQANGIRLAILSYLSMNPDRFSAGSDRAGAASWETCPAESAITRMAAEADLVIVALHLHMGQGWTERSPSEHIALAQRALDAGAHIVIGHGPHVPQGILVGKGGVAFLSLGNFLFRPPHTMPPQAHDALMAKVTILPDRLEVRLLPLMLDVKGKPAIPTEREASWMLARLAELSAPLGARIEIDDGVGHITVRR
- a CDS encoding penicillin acylase family protein, giving the protein MLKRCRIIIGLFVAATVLLTVAAVPALAQAPKAEIVRDEYGVAHVYSDSLEGLFFGFGYATAQDRLFQIELFRRTFWGRLSEVLGENLLAFDQGNRRDNLTLAQVKGQVEQLRPELRTVLRSYAAGINAFIAETVSDPANKLPKEFKELNFTPTPWSSEDVAADFLSVMGFFMDVSAELANASVLEFLVGKHGPEKGRAIFDDWCWEYDPQSPTTIDRRFTLPRGRMLADRSGLESPIMTAALEVAFQAESGLARERAEGRFFAEWTGYGHPASYAVAVAPSRSSTGRSQLMGGPQFGFQLPSALYEVGLHGAGIDVVGSTLTGYPFIMFGHNRRAAFSSTAGIDNIEDIYAEKLNPDNPGQYWYQGAWRDMDVRTHTFYVKGKPQPVTKEELYTVHGPVFFVDAAHHVAFSKRLSCKETFLQGLASFFDLMNAETVQEFNKAAQQSDMSINYFFATTDGDIAYYHLGLHPIRPEGYDIRLPAPGTGEYEWQGFLPKTENPHASNPANGFVINWNNQPAPGWSHGDLATSDVWGGWGRDDRVTTLQRLAEAKKEVGREDLKAMIKTIAFYDKKALNIKDRMVKILRDGNPTKPETIEALELLSQWNNLLTDGDGDGFCDHPGAAVFNSWWTRVIPAVFEDEFAGYKNVFGQSAVQILSDRYHGYTLFLKALEGNTKTDFFNGKKTEILENSLLEALADLASEQKGRKMDGYRLKTAMDAFHPVTVLGYFLRQPITSSTGELPPFPKVDRGTENHIVHLEPGSIQGTNVTAPGTSGFIGVSGEKSKHLDDQVKMFVEFTYKPMLFYHNAVNKGKETTTEVKQ